Proteins from a genomic interval of Nitrospina gracilis Nb-211:
- a CDS encoding cytochrome c: MIHTFRFSAFVLFALLLWAATPVLAKDLVVKPPPDSLKKLYPPQSEEPKWIQQMHALSGNFGGVFTNMGEGDWENAEARAADFVKAYEETSKLVPEWEEYFDLKAASNFAETVKTHDPKKIGEASGGVAKTCGKCHADNYVSVWAHFHWPSVENIKIVDPVSEEELGYGKYMHKISGSFNAVTTNFKEGQYDRSAKAMRGFKQRFMELKSTCSKCHTTDAVKQFFVGDEVNKAFDDMRDTLLQDKPNPGEFWKNVGIIGKEGCKKCHLTHRAWAMIQEYWEEGTHKH, encoded by the coding sequence ATGATCCATACTTTCCGATTTTCCGCTTTTGTTTTGTTTGCTCTGCTGTTGTGGGCGGCAACACCCGTTCTTGCCAAAGACCTGGTGGTGAAACCCCCGCCGGATTCCCTCAAAAAACTGTATCCGCCTCAGTCCGAGGAACCGAAATGGATTCAGCAGATGCACGCCCTGTCCGGCAATTTTGGTGGTGTGTTCACCAACATGGGTGAAGGTGACTGGGAAAACGCGGAAGCGCGCGCCGCCGATTTCGTGAAAGCGTACGAGGAAACATCGAAGCTGGTACCGGAATGGGAAGAGTATTTCGATCTGAAAGCGGCAAGCAATTTTGCCGAAACGGTGAAGACCCACGATCCGAAAAAAATCGGTGAAGCCTCCGGCGGAGTTGCCAAGACCTGCGGCAAATGCCACGCCGACAACTACGTCTCCGTATGGGCGCATTTCCACTGGCCAAGCGTGGAAAATATCAAAATCGTGGACCCGGTTTCGGAGGAGGAACTGGGGTACGGCAAGTACATGCACAAGATCTCCGGATCGTTCAACGCCGTCACCACCAACTTCAAGGAGGGGCAGTATGACCGCTCCGCCAAAGCGATGCGTGGATTCAAACAACGGTTCATGGAGTTGAAATCGACCTGCTCGAAATGTCACACCACCGACGCGGTGAAACAGTTCTTTGTCGGCGACGAGGTCAACAAGGCCTTCGATGACATGCGCGACACGTTACTGCAGGACAAACCGAATCCCGGCGAGTTCTGGAAAAACGTCGGCATCATCGGCAAGGAAGGCTGCAAGAAGTGCCACCTCACCCACCGCGCCTGGGCGATGATCCAGGAATACTGGGAAGAGGGAACGCACAAGCATTGA
- a CDS encoding multiheme c-type cytochrome produces the protein MDRYRLLRWALAAGALGFAALCSVYFVVNIIPGLIPDALIQKVREPDLLKYPQAKRCADCHKDIFEAWKKSRHSVAWVSEGYVKASENHTKEKCLNCHVPTTVFPGEKPQPRLKHRDDGIYCVPCHVKDDAMHGPYDILSPPHPTQQDDAYRTAKFCSSCHEKTYKQWQATGSEKTCQSCHMQRKLARLTQSFPKSLLHAKREVADHSFPKREITEVDIAVTGSFGKRAFELELTNLNVPHWVPTADNGDPRMYLYTTFFDKAGKVLDEYKEILAPQQETALPYKKPVQYRYLAGSNAHRAELLIQYTPAWSKEKIDVKRVHFSR, from the coding sequence ATGGACCGTTACCGCCTGCTCCGCTGGGCTCTGGCCGCCGGCGCTCTGGGTTTCGCCGCACTGTGCTCGGTGTACTTCGTCGTCAACATCATCCCCGGCCTCATTCCCGATGCACTCATCCAGAAAGTGCGCGAACCGGACCTGTTGAAGTATCCGCAAGCCAAGCGATGCGCCGACTGCCACAAGGACATTTTCGAGGCGTGGAAGAAAAGCCGTCACTCGGTGGCGTGGGTGAGCGAGGGTTACGTCAAGGCTTCGGAAAACCACACCAAGGAAAAATGCCTGAACTGCCACGTCCCGACCACGGTGTTTCCCGGAGAAAAACCGCAACCGCGCCTCAAGCACCGCGACGACGGCATCTACTGCGTGCCCTGTCATGTGAAGGACGACGCCATGCACGGGCCGTACGACATCCTGTCGCCGCCGCACCCGACGCAACAGGACGACGCTTATCGTACTGCAAAATTCTGTTCATCCTGCCACGAAAAAACCTACAAACAGTGGCAGGCGACGGGATCGGAAAAGACCTGCCAGTCCTGCCACATGCAACGCAAACTGGCGCGGTTGACGCAAAGTTTCCCGAAAAGCCTTCTGCACGCGAAGCGCGAAGTCGCCGACCACAGTTTCCCAAAACGTGAAATCACCGAGGTGGACATCGCGGTCACGGGCTCGTTCGGCAAGCGCGCGTTCGAGCTGGAGCTGACCAACCTCAACGTGCCGCACTGGGTGCCGACGGCGGACAACGGCGATCCGCGCATGTACCTGTACACTACCTTTTTTGATAAAGCGGGGAAGGTCCTCGACGAGTACAAGGAAATCCTCGCGCCGCAACAGGAAACCGCCTTGCCCTACAAAAAACCCGTGCAATATCGCTACCTGGCAGGAAGCAACGCGCACCGCGCCGAGCTTCTCATCCAGTACACGCCCGCCTGGTCCAAAGAAAAAATCGACGTGAAACGCGTGCATTTCTCCAGATAA
- the pheS gene encoding phenylalanine--tRNA ligase subunit alpha — protein sequence MIDQIDNHRREFEQALASASTPDALKDLRTRYLGKKGHVTVILKDLRSLPPEEKRAVGKHINDLKTHVEERIQEKTGELEQSGAGKKTGTFDTTLPGRREPVGTIHPVTQVLEEITKVFVSLGFDVAEGPEIESDYYNFEALNIPKDHPARDMQDTFYIGDRVLRTHTSPVQIHVMEKQKPPVRIIAPGKVYRCDSDISHTPMFHQIEGLMVDEGVSFSDLKGVMNLFVHKVFGPGTGVRFRPSFFPFTCPSAEVDIQCVICGGDGCRVCSQTGWLEILGCGMVDPAVFGFVDYDPEKWTGFAFGLGMERIAMLKYGINDIRLFFENDLRFLQQF from the coding sequence ATGATCGATCAGATTGACAATCACCGCCGGGAATTCGAACAAGCCCTGGCGTCTGCCTCCACTCCCGACGCTCTCAAGGACCTGCGCACGCGCTATCTTGGCAAAAAGGGTCACGTCACCGTCATCTTAAAAGACCTGCGCAGCCTGCCGCCGGAAGAAAAACGCGCCGTCGGCAAGCATATCAACGATCTCAAAACCCACGTCGAAGAACGCATCCAGGAAAAGACCGGCGAACTGGAACAGTCCGGCGCCGGCAAAAAAACAGGCACGTTCGACACCACCCTGCCCGGCCGCCGCGAGCCCGTCGGCACCATCCATCCCGTAACGCAGGTGCTGGAAGAGATCACGAAGGTCTTCGTCAGCCTTGGTTTCGATGTGGCGGAAGGGCCGGAGATCGAGTCCGACTACTACAACTTCGAAGCGCTCAATATCCCGAAAGATCACCCCGCGCGCGACATGCAGGACACGTTCTACATCGGCGACCGCGTTCTGCGCACGCACACCTCGCCCGTGCAGATCCATGTCATGGAAAAGCAGAAGCCGCCGGTACGCATCATCGCTCCCGGCAAGGTGTACCGTTGCGACTCCGACATCTCGCACACGCCGATGTTCCACCAGATCGAGGGGCTGATGGTGGATGAGGGCGTGTCGTTCAGCGATCTCAAGGGCGTCATGAACCTGTTCGTGCACAAGGTATTCGGGCCCGGCACCGGTGTGCGCTTCCGTCCCAGCTTTTTCCCGTTCACCTGCCCCAGTGCGGAAGTGGACATTCAGTGCGTCATCTGCGGCGGCGATGGGTGCCGCGTGTGCTCGCAGACCGGTTGGCTGGAGATCCTCGGGTGCGGCATGGTGGACCCGGCGGTGTTCGGCTTCGTCGATTACGATCCGGAAAAATGGACGGGCTTCGCCTTCGGACTCGGCATGGAGCGCATCGCCATGCTCAAATACGGCATCAACGACATCCGCCTGTTCTTCGAAAACGACCTGCGGTTCCTGCAACAGTTCTAA
- the rplT gene encoding 50S ribosomal protein L20, whose amino-acid sequence MPRAVNGTVSRNRRKKVLKLAKGFRSVRSTAYRKAREAVEKSLSYAYRDRRTRKRDFRRLWIARINAAARAEGLTYSQFMHGLKKANIDLDRKVLSDMAIHNEKSFKALLETARSNLN is encoded by the coding sequence ATGCCAAGAGCCGTAAACGGAACTGTATCCCGTAATCGCCGCAAAAAAGTATTGAAGCTGGCCAAAGGTTTCCGCAGTGTGCGTAGCACCGCGTACCGCAAGGCCCGCGAGGCGGTGGAGAAGTCGCTCAGCTACGCCTACCGCGACCGCCGCACCCGCAAACGCGATTTCCGCCGCCTGTGGATTGCGCGCATCAACGCCGCCGCCCGTGCCGAAGGTCTGACCTACAGCCAGTTCATGCATGGCCTGAAAAAAGCCAACATCGATCTGGATCGCAAGGTGCTGTCCGACATGGCGATCCACAACGAAAAATCGTTCAAAGCCCTGCTCGAAACCGCCCGCTCGAACCTCAACTGA
- the rpmI gene encoding 50S ribosomal protein L35: protein MPKMKTNKSAAKRFRKTGTGKIRRNAAFTSHILTSKSTKRKRNLRRSRTLTSGDAKRIKALLPY from the coding sequence ATGCCGAAGATGAAAACGAACAAGAGCGCTGCGAAGCGGTTCCGCAAAACCGGTACGGGCAAGATCCGCAGAAACGCCGCGTTCACGAGCCACATTCTGACCAGCAAAAGCACTAAACGAAAACGCAACCTGCGCCGCAGCCGCACCCTCACCAGTGGCGATGCGAAGCGTATCAAAGCCCTGTTGCCTTATTGA
- the infC gene encoding translation initiation factor IF-3: MNKKQRINNMIRVKEVTVIGADGEQLGTFPTHEALSMAQENDLDLVEVAPHANPPVCRIMDYGKYKYKQSKRAHEAKKNQRVIHVKEVKFRPNTDQHDFNFKIKHAQRFLEAGDKAKIVIFFKGREIVHRENGEKLLQRISETLEDLADIEQSSKQEGRTLTMILVPKKKKEVSMKKEDAAEA, from the coding sequence ATTAATAAAAAACAGCGTATCAACAACATGATCCGTGTCAAGGAAGTCACGGTGATTGGCGCCGACGGCGAACAGTTGGGAACGTTCCCCACGCACGAGGCCCTGTCGATGGCGCAGGAAAACGACCTCGACCTGGTGGAAGTCGCTCCGCACGCCAACCCGCCCGTTTGCCGGATCATGGATTACGGCAAGTACAAGTACAAGCAGAGCAAGCGGGCGCACGAGGCGAAGAAAAACCAAAGGGTCATTCACGTCAAGGAAGTCAAGTTCCGGCCGAATACCGACCAGCACGATTTCAATTTCAAGATCAAGCACGCACAGCGTTTTCTTGAAGCCGGGGACAAAGCCAAGATCGTCATCTTTTTCAAGGGACGGGAAATCGTTCACCGCGAAAACGGAGAGAAGCTTCTGCAGCGCATCTCCGAGACGCTGGAGGACCTTGCCGATATCGAACAGAGTTCGAAACAGGAAGGCCGCACCTTGACGATGATCCTCGTGCCTAAAAAGAAAAAAGAAGTTTCGATGAAAAAGGAAGATGCGGCCGAAGCCTGA
- the thrS gene encoding threonine--tRNA ligase, which translates to MNEQTQNNPLQTDFDLDTIRHSCAHLMAQAVKELFPETQVTIGPVIEDGFYYDFYRDTPFVPEDLKKIEKRMKELAKKGLDIKRQEMPRDEAVKFFKNLGEDFKVEIIESIDQADAISAYTQGEFTDLCRGPHVDNTKRLKAFKLLSTSAAYWRGDERNPVLQRIYGTAWRNKDELKEYLDRLEEAKRRDHRKLGKELDLFSMSEDVGPGLILWHPKGSRIRYIVEEFWRQEHYKNGYELVYTPHTAKSDLWQTSGHFDFYKENMFAPMDVENKEYILKPMNCPFHIQIYKSHLRSYRDLPLRWAELGTVYRYERSGVMHGLLRVRGFTQDDAHLFCARNQIESEIERVLEFVLYILRSFGFDQYKVFLSTRPEKSVGSDDDWATATSALQKALDKSGLDYEEDPGEGVFYGPKIDIKIKDSLGRFWQVSTIQVDFNLPHRFEMSYVAEDGKYHQPIMIHRALMGSIERFFGCLIEHYAGAFPLWLAPVQVALLPITDNQNAYAEQVAAKLEESGIRVEKDLRNEKIGFKIREAQLAKTPYMLVLGDKEVQSGQVAVRKRRSQDTHTLSLDDFLKQLKHEIDTKAIDVL; encoded by the coding sequence ATGAACGAACAAACCCAGAACAACCCCCTGCAAACGGACTTCGATCTCGACACCATCCGCCACAGTTGCGCCCACCTGATGGCGCAGGCGGTGAAGGAATTGTTTCCGGAGACGCAGGTCACCATCGGGCCGGTCATCGAGGACGGGTTTTATTACGATTTTTACCGCGACACCCCGTTCGTTCCCGAGGACCTGAAAAAGATCGAAAAGCGCATGAAGGAGCTCGCCAAGAAGGGTCTCGACATCAAGCGCCAGGAGATGCCGCGCGACGAGGCGGTGAAATTCTTCAAAAACCTGGGCGAGGATTTCAAAGTCGAGATCATCGAGTCGATCGACCAGGCCGATGCCATTTCCGCTTACACGCAGGGGGAGTTCACGGACCTGTGCCGCGGCCCGCACGTGGACAACACCAAGCGGCTGAAGGCATTCAAACTGCTGTCCACCTCCGCCGCCTACTGGCGCGGCGACGAGCGCAACCCGGTTCTGCAACGCATCTACGGCACCGCGTGGCGCAACAAGGACGAACTCAAGGAATACCTCGACCGCCTGGAAGAAGCCAAGCGGCGCGACCACCGCAAGCTGGGCAAGGAGCTCGACCTGTTTTCCATGTCGGAGGACGTCGGCCCCGGTCTCATCCTGTGGCATCCGAAAGGATCGCGCATCCGCTACATCGTCGAGGAGTTCTGGCGGCAGGAGCATTACAAAAACGGCTACGAGCTCGTTTACACGCCGCATACGGCGAAGTCCGATTTGTGGCAGACCAGCGGGCATTTCGATTTTTACAAAGAGAACATGTTTGCGCCGATGGATGTCGAGAACAAGGAGTACATCCTGAAGCCGATGAACTGCCCGTTTCACATCCAGATTTACAAGTCGCACCTGCGCAGTTACCGCGACCTGCCCCTGCGCTGGGCGGAGCTGGGCACGGTGTACCGCTACGAGCGGTCGGGCGTCATGCACGGTCTTCTGCGCGTGCGCGGCTTCACGCAGGACGACGCGCACCTGTTCTGCGCGCGCAACCAGATCGAGTCCGAGATCGAGCGCGTGCTGGAGTTCGTGCTCTACATTCTGCGCTCGTTCGGTTTCGACCAGTACAAGGTGTTCCTCAGCACGCGGCCGGAGAAATCGGTGGGTTCCGACGACGACTGGGCCACCGCCACCAGCGCCCTGCAGAAAGCGCTCGACAAATCCGGCCTCGACTACGAGGAGGACCCGGGCGAAGGCGTGTTTTACGGCCCGAAAATCGACATCAAGATCAAGGACAGCCTCGGCCGGTTCTGGCAGGTGTCCACCATCCAGGTCGATTTCAACCTGCCGCACCGTTTTGAGATGTCATACGTTGCCGAGGACGGCAAGTACCACCAGCCGATCATGATCCACCGCGCGCTGATGGGGTCCATCGAGCGCTTTTTCGGATGTCTGATCGAGCATTACGCGGGTGCATTTCCCTTGTGGTTGGCCCCGGTGCAGGTGGCGTTGCTGCCCATCACCGACAACCAGAATGCCTATGCCGAACAAGTGGCGGCGAAACTGGAAGAAAGCGGAATCCGCGTGGAAAAAGACTTGCGAAATGAAAAGATTGGGTTCAAGATAAGGGAGGCCCAATTGGCCAAAACCCCCTATATGTTGGTTTTAGGCGACAAGGAAGTGCAATCCGGGCAGGTGGCCGTCCGCAAGCGGCGCTCTCAGGATACCCACACCCTGTCATTGGATGATTTCTTGAAACAGTTGAAGCACGAGATCGACACTAAGGCGATTGATGTGCTTTGA
- a CDS encoding 4Fe-4S dicluster domain-containing protein: MAETQVGEQVLLDRRGLDALLQALRRARYRVMGPTLRDQAVVYDEVRSVADLPEGWTDEQEGGTYRLKKRDDAALFGYILSPHSWKQFLFPPRHKLWSADRNGRGMDITPCEDDAPRYAFLGVRACELHAIRIQDKVFLEGPHVDPIYKAHRERVFIIAAQCTQAGNTCFCASMNSGPKAESGFDLALTEIIGKTTSHFVVEVGSPAGARMLSKVSVKKAKAADTAQAAQARDSAVQQMGRAMQSGDLRDLLQNNYEHPRWNIVANRCLACANCTMACPTCFCSSVENVTDLTGDHAERWRSWDSCFTLDFSYIHGGNVRHSTMSRYRQWMTHKLSTWHDQFESSGCVGCGRCITWCPVGIDITEEVAAIREAPPAPNRKEEDPS, encoded by the coding sequence ATGGCGGAGACACAGGTTGGCGAACAGGTTTTGCTGGACCGCAGGGGACTCGACGCCCTTCTGCAGGCTCTGCGCCGCGCCCGCTACCGGGTCATGGGACCCACCCTCCGCGACCAGGCGGTGGTGTACGACGAAGTGCGGTCGGTGGCTGACCTGCCCGAAGGCTGGACCGACGAGCAGGAAGGCGGCACCTATCGCCTGAAGAAGCGCGATGACGCCGCGCTGTTCGGTTACATCCTCAGCCCCCATTCCTGGAAACAGTTCCTGTTCCCCCCGCGCCATAAATTGTGGTCTGCCGACCGCAACGGCCGGGGCATGGACATCACCCCCTGCGAGGACGACGCGCCGCGTTACGCCTTCCTCGGCGTGCGCGCCTGCGAACTGCACGCCATCCGCATTCAGGACAAGGTGTTCCTGGAAGGCCCGCACGTCGATCCCATCTACAAGGCGCACCGCGAACGCGTGTTCATCATCGCCGCGCAATGCACGCAGGCGGGCAACACCTGCTTTTGCGCATCGATGAACTCCGGCCCGAAAGCGGAATCGGGGTTCGACCTGGCGCTCACCGAGATCATCGGCAAAACCACCTCGCACTTCGTGGTGGAAGTGGGCAGTCCCGCCGGGGCGCGCATGCTCTCCAAAGTTTCGGTTAAAAAAGCGAAAGCCGCGGACACGGCTCAGGCCGCGCAGGCCCGCGATAGCGCCGTCCAGCAGATGGGCCGTGCCATGCAGAGCGGCGACCTGCGCGATCTTTTGCAGAACAATTACGAACATCCACGCTGGAACATAGTCGCCAACCGGTGCCTGGCCTGCGCCAACTGCACCATGGCGTGCCCGACCTGTTTCTGCTCCAGCGTGGAAAACGTCACCGATCTCACCGGCGACCACGCCGAGCGCTGGCGCAGTTGGGATTCGTGTTTCACTCTGGATTTTTCATACATCCACGGCGGCAACGTGCGCCATTCCACCATGTCGCGGTACCGGCAGTGGATGACGCACAAACTGTCCACCTGGCATGACCAGTTCGAGTCCAGCGGATGCGTCGGATGCGGGCGGTGCATCACCTGGTGCCCGGTGGGCATCGACATCACGGAAGAAGTGGCGGCAATCCGGGAAGCGCCCCCCGCTCCAAACAGGAAGGAGGAAGATCCGTCATGA
- a CDS encoding cyclic nucleotide-binding domain-containing protein — MKSLEPILAEHPFFAGLEDRHMNLVVGCASNVRFEVGEFLFHEGAPADHFYMIRHGRVALEMAPPNKPPIIVDTVEGGQVLGWSWLVPPHLWHFDARAITLVRAIALDAACLRKKIETDHELGYQLFRRFFTVAAERLQHTRMQLMDVYGGTA, encoded by the coding sequence ATGAAATCATTGGAACCCATTCTTGCCGAGCATCCGTTTTTCGCCGGGCTGGAAGACAGGCACATGAACCTGGTTGTCGGGTGCGCGTCGAACGTGCGGTTCGAAGTTGGGGAGTTTTTGTTCCACGAAGGTGCGCCGGCGGATCATTTTTACATGATACGGCACGGACGCGTGGCGCTGGAGATGGCGCCGCCCAACAAGCCGCCGATAATCGTGGACACCGTCGAAGGCGGGCAGGTGCTGGGCTGGTCCTGGCTGGTGCCGCCTCACCTGTGGCATTTCGACGCGCGCGCCATCACCCTGGTGCGGGCCATCGCACTCGATGCGGCCTGCCTGCGCAAAAAAATAGAGACCGATCACGAACTGGGTTATCAACTGTTCCGCCGGTTCTTCACCGTCGCCGCCGAACGTCTGCAACACACGCGCATGCAGTTGATGGACGTGTACGGAGGCACCGCCTGA
- a CDS encoding FAD/NAD(P)-binding protein, whose product MFAATQPMAQPMVPEPHRVLRVQKETRDSFTLETRPVEGSRQVPFHPGQFSMLYVFGVGEVPISISGDPQKTDTLLHTIRAVGTVTRHLKKLRKGDVIGIRGPFGSHWPVEAAEGNDVVFIAGGIGLAPLRPAIYQVLARREKYGDVFILYGARTPADMIYRKELEAWRGRFDLKVDATVDTAQRGWLGNVGVVTQIVKKAKFDPHQTVAMICGPEVMMRFTVKELMDEGLTGDDIYLTMERNMKCAVGFCGHCQYGPEFVCLDGPVFSYQRIRNIFGKREI is encoded by the coding sequence ATGTTCGCCGCCACGCAACCGATGGCGCAACCCATGGTGCCGGAACCGCACCGCGTCCTGCGCGTGCAAAAGGAAACGCGCGACAGCTTCACGCTGGAAACCCGGCCGGTGGAGGGAAGCCGGCAGGTTCCTTTCCATCCGGGCCAGTTCAGCATGCTGTACGTGTTCGGCGTGGGCGAGGTGCCGATTTCCATCAGCGGCGACCCGCAGAAAACGGACACCCTGCTCCACACCATCCGCGCCGTCGGCACGGTGACGCGTCACCTGAAAAAACTGCGGAAGGGCGACGTCATCGGCATCCGCGGCCCGTTCGGGTCGCACTGGCCGGTGGAAGCGGCAGAGGGCAACGACGTGGTGTTCATTGCCGGGGGCATCGGCCTCGCGCCGTTGCGCCCCGCCATCTATCAGGTATTGGCGCGGCGCGAAAAATACGGCGACGTATTCATCCTGTACGGAGCGCGCACGCCCGCCGACATGATCTACCGCAAGGAGCTGGAGGCGTGGCGCGGCCGCTTCGATCTGAAAGTGGACGCAACGGTGGACACGGCCCAGCGCGGCTGGCTGGGCAACGTCGGCGTCGTCACACAGATCGTTAAGAAAGCCAAGTTCGATCCGCACCAGACCGTCGCCATGATCTGCGGACCGGAGGTGATGATGCGCTTCACCGTCAAGGAACTGATGGACGAAGGGCTGACCGGCGACGACATTTACCTGACCATGGAGCGCAACATGAAGTGCGCCGTCGGTTTTTGCGGACACTGCCAGTACGGACCGGAATTCGTATGCCTGGACGGCCCGGTATTTTCGTACCAGCGCATCCGAAACATTTTCGGCAAGCGGGAGATCTGA
- a CDS encoding oxidoreductase produces the protein MAQRKKKATAQRKPSRRKPKLAVWKFASCDGCQLSLLDCEDELLAVAEHITLANFPEASSRILKGPYDLSLVEGSITTPHDAERIHQIRRISKTLITIGACATAGGIQSLRNFKDVNEFISIVYATPQYIETLQKSTAIEDHVPVEFQLQGCPINKHQLVEVINAFLNERKPNTPPHSVCLECKRAGNVCVMVAHGTPCMGPITHAGCGALCPGYNRGCYACFGPKEKPNTGSLAQWFQQLGMEEPNVTRVFRGFYGWTEPFRKESEAYEKKPDH, from the coding sequence ATGGCGCAGCGGAAGAAAAAAGCCACGGCCCAACGCAAGCCCTCACGCCGCAAGCCGAAACTCGCGGTGTGGAAATTCGCGTCCTGCGACGGGTGCCAGTTGAGCCTGCTCGACTGCGAGGACGAACTGCTCGCCGTTGCCGAGCACATCACCCTCGCCAACTTTCCCGAAGCATCGAGCCGTATCCTGAAAGGCCCATACGACCTGTCGCTGGTGGAAGGATCGATCACCACCCCGCACGACGCCGAGCGCATTCATCAGATCCGGCGCATCTCCAAAACGCTGATCACCATCGGCGCCTGCGCCACCGCCGGGGGGATTCAGTCGCTCCGCAACTTCAAGGACGTAAACGAGTTCATCTCCATCGTGTACGCCACGCCGCAGTATATCGAGACGTTGCAGAAATCCACGGCTATCGAAGACCACGTGCCCGTCGAATTCCAATTGCAGGGCTGTCCCATCAACAAGCACCAACTGGTGGAAGTCATCAATGCGTTTCTGAACGAACGCAAACCGAACACGCCGCCGCACAGCGTGTGCCTGGAATGCAAACGCGCGGGCAACGTGTGTGTCATGGTGGCGCACGGCACGCCGTGCATGGGTCCCATCACCCACGCCGGATGCGGCGCGCTGTGTCCCGGCTACAATCGCGGCTGTTACGCCTGTTTCGGTCCCAAGGAAAAACCCAACACCGGTTCGCTGGCTCAGTGGTTCCAGCAGTTGGGCATGGAAGAACCAAACGTCACGCGCGTGTTCCGTGGATTCTATGGATGGACGGAACCGTTCCGCAAGGAAAGCGAAGCGTATGAAAAAAAACCGGATCATTAA
- a CDS encoding Ni/Fe hydrogenase subunit alpha codes for MKKNRIIKVDYLARVEGEGALYLKIQDGALKDVQLKIFEPPRFFEAFLRGRNFTEAPDITARICGICPIAYQMSAVHAMEDALGVTVDGPLRSLRRLIYCGEWIESHILHAFMLHAPDFLGYHDAIQIAKDHKQLIENVLRFKKHGNEIVALLGGREIHPINVKVGGFYKVPRKSDFKKLEENLKWCRDFALEAIEFVAKLPFPDFEVDYEFVALRHGEEYPFNAGRIVSNRGLDIAASEYDAHFEERHVKRSTALHSVLKARGNYFVGPLARFNLNHDTLPAIARQAARSAKLKAPCRNPFKSIIVRCVEALFAVDEALRLIRHYEMPDEPALDIQPKAGTGYACTEAPRGILYHRYRIDEAGIIQDAKIVPPTSQNQKTIEEDLRLFVPKYMDLPDDKLQWQCEQAIRNYDPCISCSTHFLKMEVDRS; via the coding sequence ATGAAAAAAAACCGGATCATTAAAGTCGATTACCTGGCGCGCGTCGAAGGTGAGGGCGCATTGTATCTGAAAATCCAGGACGGCGCATTGAAAGACGTGCAACTCAAGATCTTCGAGCCGCCGCGCTTTTTTGAGGCGTTCCTGCGCGGCAGGAATTTCACCGAAGCGCCGGACATCACGGCGCGCATCTGCGGCATCTGCCCCATCGCCTACCAGATGAGTGCGGTGCACGCCATGGAAGACGCGCTGGGAGTGACGGTGGACGGACCCCTGCGCTCCCTGCGCCGCCTCATCTACTGCGGCGAATGGATCGAGAGCCACATCCTGCACGCCTTCATGTTGCACGCGCCGGATTTCCTGGGGTACCACGACGCCATCCAGATCGCCAAAGACCACAAACAGCTCATCGAGAACGTTCTGCGTTTCAAAAAGCACGGCAACGAAATCGTCGCCCTCCTCGGCGGACGCGAAATCCATCCCATCAACGTGAAAGTCGGCGGATTTTACAAAGTGCCGCGCAAATCCGATTTCAAAAAGCTGGAAGAAAATCTGAAATGGTGCCGCGACTTCGCGCTGGAAGCCATTGAGTTCGTCGCCAAATTGCCGTTCCCGGACTTTGAAGTCGATTACGAATTTGTCGCGCTCCGCCATGGAGAGGAATACCCGTTCAACGCCGGCCGCATCGTGTCCAATCGCGGGCTCGACATCGCCGCCAGCGAGTATGACGCCCACTTTGAGGAACGGCACGTCAAACGGTCCACCGCCCTGCACTCTGTATTGAAAGCGCGCGGCAATTATTTCGTGGGACCGCTGGCGCGGTTCAACCTGAATCACGACACGCTTCCAGCCATCGCCCGGCAGGCGGCGCGTTCGGCGAAACTCAAAGCGCCGTGCCGCAATCCGTTCAAGAGCATCATCGTGCGGTGCGTCGAGGCATTGTTCGCGGTGGACGAAGCCCTGCGCCTGATCCGTCATTACGAGATGCCCGATGAACCCGCGCTCGATATCCAACCCAAAGCGGGAACCGGTTACGCCTGCACGGAAGCGCCGCGCGGCATCCTGTATCACCGTTACCGCATCGACGAGGCGGGCATCATTCAGGACGCGAAGATCGTGCCGCCCACCTCGCAGAATCAAAAAACCATCGAGGAAGACCTGCGGCTGTTCGTTCCCAAATACATGGATCTTCCCGACGACAAACTGCAATGGCAGTGCGAGCAGGCGATCCGCAATTACGATCCGTGCATTTCCTGCTCCACCCACTTTCTGAAAATGGAAGTGGACCGTTCCTGA